In Halorubellus sp. JP-L1, one DNA window encodes the following:
- a CDS encoding DNA-directed RNA polymerase subunit B'': MDRENRRVISREYFGKDRLAEHHFRSFNSFLNRGMQQVVDEKETIETDIGDKEGEEPVFVELSDVRVVTPRVREADGSEELLYPQEARLRNITYSAPVFMEMSIVKGEEGEERVVDQTETKVGRMPIMVGSDKCNIAGFSDEELIEIGEDPADPGGYFIVNGSERVLMTSEDLAPNKILAEYDTKYGDEIQVAKTFSQRRGYRALVLTERTRDGLLEVSFPSVSGSINFVTLVRALGLESDEEIVHRVSDDPEVVKYMLENLEAAEVQTEEEAVEALGKRVASGQGKNYQLKRANYVIDRYLLPHLHEEGVEEEETRINKAYYLCRMAEACFELALGRRESDDKDHYANKRLKVSGDLMKDLFRTALNKLARDVKYQLERANMRNRQLSVNTVVRSDVLTERLEHPIATGNWVGGRSGVSQLVDRTDFMGVLSHLRRLRSPLSRSQPHFEARDLHATQWGRICPSETPEGPNCGLVKNFAQAMELSQNIEDEQGLKRQLDSMGVEGIPGLEGQGHDQPADD, from the coding sequence ATGGATAGAGAGAACAGACGCGTCATCTCACGGGAGTACTTCGGGAAGGATCGCCTCGCAGAACACCACTTCCGGTCGTTCAATTCGTTCCTCAACCGGGGAATGCAGCAGGTCGTCGACGAGAAGGAGACGATCGAGACCGACATCGGCGACAAGGAGGGTGAGGAGCCGGTGTTCGTCGAACTGAGCGACGTTCGCGTCGTGACGCCTCGGGTTCGCGAAGCGGACGGGTCAGAGGAACTCCTGTACCCGCAGGAGGCGCGCCTTCGGAACATCACGTACTCCGCGCCCGTGTTCATGGAGATGTCCATCGTGAAGGGCGAGGAGGGCGAGGAGCGCGTGGTCGACCAGACGGAGACGAAGGTCGGCCGGATGCCGATCATGGTCGGTTCGGACAAGTGCAACATCGCTGGGTTCAGCGACGAGGAACTCATCGAGATCGGTGAGGACCCCGCGGACCCGGGTGGGTACTTCATCGTGAACGGCAGCGAGCGCGTGCTGATGACGAGCGAGGACCTGGCGCCGAACAAGATCCTCGCCGAGTACGACACGAAGTACGGGGACGAGATCCAGGTCGCGAAGACCTTCTCGCAGCGTCGTGGCTATCGGGCGCTCGTGTTGACCGAGCGGACGCGCGACGGCTTGCTGGAGGTGTCGTTCCCGTCCGTGTCGGGCTCGATCAACTTCGTGACGCTCGTCCGTGCGCTCGGACTGGAGTCCGACGAGGAGATCGTGCATCGGGTCAGTGACGATCCGGAGGTCGTGAAGTACATGCTGGAGAACCTCGAGGCGGCCGAGGTCCAGACGGAGGAGGAGGCGGTCGAGGCGCTGGGCAAGCGCGTCGCCTCCGGCCAGGGGAAGAACTACCAGCTGAAGCGCGCGAACTACGTCATCGACCGGTACCTGCTCCCGCACCTCCACGAGGAGGGCGTCGAGGAGGAGGAGACGCGCATCAACAAGGCGTACTACCTCTGCCGGATGGCCGAGGCGTGCTTCGAGCTTGCGCTCGGGCGGCGCGAGAGCGACGACAAGGACCACTACGCGAACAAGCGCCTGAAAGTCTCGGGGGACCTGATGAAGGACCTGTTCCGGACGGCGCTGAACAAGCTGGCGCGCGACGTGAAGTACCAGCTGGAGCGTGCGAACATGCGGAACCGTCAGTTGTCCGTGAACACGGTCGTTCGCTCTGACGTGTTGACGGAGCGTCTCGAGCACCCGATCGCGACGGGGAACTGGGTCGGCGGGCGGTCTGGGGTCTCCCAGCTCGTCGACCGAACGGACTTCATGGGCGTCCTGAGTCACCTCCGTCGGTTGCGGAGTCCGCTCAGTCGCTCGCAGCCGCACTTCGAGGCGCGAGACTTGCACGCGACCCAGTGGGGTCGCATCTGTCCGTCGGAGACGCCGGAGGGCCCGAACTGTGGGCTGGTGAAGAACTTCGCGCAGGCGATGGAGCTCTCACAGAACATCGAGGACGAACAGGGACTCAA
- a CDS encoding DNA-directed RNA polymerase subunit H, translating to MVDVSQHELVPEHTLLDEAKLEEVLEAYDIDRTDLPKIKRKDPALPDEASVGDVLKIVRDSRTTDTATVYRLVVE from the coding sequence ATGGTAGATGTAAGCCAACACGAACTCGTGCCAGAGCACACGCTCCTCGACGAGGCCAAACTCGAGGAGGTGCTCGAAGCGTACGATATCGACCGTACCGACCTGCCGAAGATCAAACGGAAGGACCCGGCGCTGCCCGACGAGGCGAGCGTCGGCGACGTACTGAAGATCGTTCGAGATTCGCGAACGACAGACACGGCGACCGTATACCGACTCGTGGTAGAATAA
- a CDS encoding group I intron-associated PD-(D/E)XK endonuclease produces the protein MPVGNSKSVGDETEVAILHELLVAGWSVSIPFGDNDKYDLVVDDGEDLYRIQCKTAWRNKVETIRFNTHSQTTKNGEYHESTYDEVADAFIVRFPYDGQLYWIDVEDATKQKMELRFDAAIDHPSINWASEFEFDPHRSL, from the coding sequence ATGCCTGTCGGGAATTCGAAATCTGTCGGAGACGAGACGGAAGTAGCAATCCTACACGAGTTACTCGTCGCAGGGTGGAGCGTGTCAATTCCGTTTGGTGACAACGATAAATATGATCTCGTCGTCGATGACGGTGAGGATCTCTACCGGATTCAATGCAAGACGGCATGGCGAAACAAAGTAGAAACTATCCGGTTTAATACGCACTCGCAAACGACGAAGAATGGAGAGTATCACGAGTCGACGTACGACGAGGTAGCAGACGCTTTCATCGTCCGCTTTCCATACGATGGGCAACTCTACTGGATCGACGTTGAGGATGCGACCAAACAGAAGATGGAATTACGGTTCGACGCAGCTATCGATCACCCGTCAATAAACTGGGCATCCGAATTCGAGTTCGATCCGCACCGTTCCCTGTGA
- a CDS encoding Ig-like domain-containing protein, protein MRFDVLGRDDRAIEGLPIRLVIALVVGVASLSVMMNMLAGVGGLAAHEVDARPTPSVVAEGESEVTVRVVDDAGDPVENATVVLTSGSADLDGVVSGRTGEEGRVKLSVSASLAANREQGTVEVSVKPPASGGYTDDRENEMLLVVEEE, encoded by the coding sequence ATGCGATTCGATGTACTCGGGCGCGACGACCGCGCCATCGAGGGGTTACCGATTCGACTGGTCATCGCGCTCGTCGTCGGCGTGGCGAGCCTGTCGGTGATGATGAACATGCTCGCGGGCGTCGGTGGGTTGGCGGCGCACGAGGTGGACGCACGACCGACGCCGTCGGTGGTCGCGGAGGGCGAGTCGGAGGTGACGGTCCGGGTCGTCGACGACGCCGGGGATCCGGTGGAGAACGCGACGGTGGTGTTGACGTCGGGGTCGGCGGACCTGGACGGGGTGGTGTCGGGGCGGACCGGCGAGGAGGGACGCGTGAAGTTGTCGGTGTCGGCGTCGCTGGCGGCGAACCGCGAGCAGGGAACCGTCGAGGTCTCGGTGAAGCCGCCGGCTAGCGGGGGGTACACGGACGACCGTGAGAACGAGATGCTGCTCGTCGTCGAGGAGGAGTAG
- a CDS encoding protein-L-isoaspartate O-methyltransferase, translated as MELAVLREDMVDSLEHDAKAVVNTDDVGLAMRTVPREAFVDDDRKAYADQSLEHHGTRVLSPSTAARLMEVLAPDPGDDVLVVGVGVGYTTAVAAEIAGARHVHAVDITRPIVHDARENLADAGYPEVLVDCRDGARGLPDYAPYDRILVEAAAVDPPAPLLDQLAPDGRLVIPRGRGASQTLVAVDADGTETTHGPVAFAPLLVDGEQTGALERNRTAREDAERAARAAQAETGWEHEWIDWE; from the coding sequence ATGGAGCTCGCGGTGCTGCGAGAGGACATGGTCGACAGCCTCGAACACGACGCCAAAGCCGTCGTCAACACCGACGACGTCGGCCTCGCCATGCGGACCGTCCCCCGAGAAGCGTTCGTCGACGACGACCGCAAAGCGTACGCCGACCAGTCCCTTGAACACCACGGCACGAGAGTGCTCTCCCCCAGCACCGCCGCCAGACTCATGGAAGTCCTCGCCCCCGATCCCGGCGACGACGTCCTCGTCGTCGGCGTCGGCGTCGGCTATACGACTGCAGTTGCAGCCGAGATCGCCGGCGCCCGGCACGTCCACGCCGTCGACATCACGCGCCCGATAGTCCACGACGCCCGCGAGAACCTCGCCGACGCCGGCTACCCCGAGGTCCTCGTCGACTGCCGCGACGGCGCACGCGGCCTCCCCGACTACGCGCCCTACGACCGCATCCTCGTCGAAGCCGCCGCCGTCGACCCGCCCGCCCCGCTACTCGACCAGCTCGCGCCCGACGGCCGCCTCGTCATCCCGCGGGGCCGCGGCGCCAGCCAGACGCTCGTCGCCGTCGACGCCGACGGCACCGAGACCACGCACGGCCCCGTCGCCTTCGCGCCCCTCCTCGTCGACGGCGAACAGACCGGCGCACTCGAACGGAACCGGACCGCGCGCGAAGACGCCGAACGCGCCGCCCGCGCCGCCCAAGCCGAGACCGGCTGGGAGCACGAGTGGATCGACTGGGAATAG
- a CDS encoding class I SAM-dependent methyltransferase, protein MNDDARDAVATVAALGAARETGVLDALLESADTPREVAAHASVDERTASVLVDVLADRGLFERVGDAYEPTNRALGLLTKTDLRSIGRLPHETDRFECYGALPDAIASDDPVAAARDSRPDDFERNRLGYEQTTPDATVNAAVSAAIRAAPDAGSVLDVGGAPGRYATEFAARGHAVTLRDDPGAVDAARPLLAPRDVALDPGPLAADLPTADLAFASDLAPRLDDDALDAFATAAHDALTREATDGSTTRPPVADRALVLVEHVRERSPRTPTRRLDALATGQTGDHRTGDTLREALQTAGFETVEIRAVPGIDRHAVVATPRRT, encoded by the coding sequence ATGAACGACGATGCACGCGACGCGGTCGCGACCGTCGCCGCGCTCGGCGCCGCCCGCGAGACCGGCGTCCTCGACGCGCTTCTCGAATCCGCGGACACCCCACGTGAGGTCGCCGCCCACGCCAGCGTCGACGAACGTACCGCGAGCGTCCTCGTCGACGTCCTCGCCGACCGCGGGCTCTTCGAGCGCGTCGGCGACGCGTACGAACCCACGAACCGCGCGCTCGGCCTGCTCACGAAGACCGACCTCCGATCCATCGGACGGCTCCCACACGAGACCGACCGCTTCGAGTGCTACGGCGCGCTCCCGGACGCCATCGCCAGCGACGACCCCGTCGCCGCCGCCCGCGACAGTCGACCCGACGACTTCGAACGGAACCGCCTCGGGTACGAGCAGACAACGCCTGATGCCACCGTGAACGCCGCCGTCAGCGCCGCTATCCGCGCGGCTCCCGATGCCGGGAGCGTCCTCGACGTCGGCGGTGCGCCCGGCCGGTACGCCACCGAGTTCGCCGCCCGCGGACACGCGGTCACGCTCCGGGACGACCCCGGCGCCGTCGACGCCGCCCGCCCCCTGCTCGCGCCGCGCGACGTCGCACTCGACCCCGGGCCGCTCGCCGCCGACCTTCCGACGGCCGACCTCGCGTTCGCCAGCGACCTCGCGCCGCGACTCGACGACGACGCCCTCGACGCCTTCGCCACCGCCGCGCACGACGCGCTCACGCGAGAAGCCACAGACGGGAGCACCACCCGACCCCCGGTCGCCGACCGCGCACTCGTCCTCGTCGAACACGTCCGCGAGCGCTCCCCGCGAACCCCCACGCGCCGCCTCGACGCACTCGCGACCGGCCAAACCGGCGACCACCGCACCGGAGACACGCTCCGCGAAGCCCTCCAGACGGCTGGCTTCGAGACCGTCGAGATCCGCGCCGTCCCCGGAATCGACCGGCACGCGGTCGTCGCCACGCCGCGAAGGACTTAA